Genomic segment of Candidatus Krumholzibacteriia bacterium:
GCACATCGACTACGTCGTCTACTCCATCGACGTTCTGCTCGACTCCGGCCGCTATTCGCCGCGCTACCTGGCGGCGGTGGAGTCGATCCCCCAGGACGCCGTCGCCTTCCAGATGCATTTTGCGCCGGAATCACTGCGCCACTTCACGCTGCAGTACGAGAACGACCACTACCGTCTCTTCAAGGTCAGCTCCGGCCCGGAAATGATCTTCCTCACCGACCACCCCCCCGTGTACCAGCCGTCGTTGTTGCGCGCATCCGGCGGCGGGCTGGAGACCTTCCGGCAGAACATCGAAATGCTGATCTACAACTATGCCGCCGGCGTGAGCGCGCGCGGCCGGGGAGATCTGGAGGGCGCCGTGCGCAGGCTGCGCTCGTGCGTGAACAGCGCGCCGCGGTTCA
This window contains:
- a CDS encoding tetratricopeptide repeat protein, translating into HIDYVVYSIDVLLDSGRYSPRYLAAVESIPQDAVAFQMHFAPESLRHFTLQYENDHYRLFKVSSGPEMIFLTDHPPVYQPSLLRASGGGLETFRQNIEMLIYNYAAGVSARGRGDLEGAVRRLRSCVNSAPRFTRARLALADVYMDLEQFEEARRVIMEVVAYAPDNSLGTYYAAYIHARLGRFEEAKAFLTVLFSHERDPDLLEKARLLEAYMDQGLPLEPGAPDRQ